The following is a genomic window from Camelus dromedarius isolate mCamDro1 chromosome Y, mCamDro1.pat, whole genome shotgun sequence.
CAAATGATTGAGGATCTTCTCTGCAGCAGGCTtagaccttgagggcattttTTGTCTGCATCCTTTAAGGACCTATTTCTAGAAGAACAGGtatcttttaaacatttattgggATTGACAGATTTCCTGTTCTTGCTGTATTATTGGACTGAGGAGATAATTGGAAAGTTGTGATGAGTGAAGAGAAAACCACTAAGGGTATattagatttaatttttgtatagttCATGAAAATCTTTTCCCCTTCTTGCTTACTGTGTCATCATTCAATACTGTAGGCAACTGACAACTGGCTGCTCTGTTGTGGATATGATGGGGACTTGGAGCTGAGTCTGAAGCCTAagatgaaaattttcatttttacatctctGCCACATTCACATTATGTGACAATCTCTTGGGCAGCCAGTGTtgctagtctgtttcctaatccaGAAAGACACACCCAAGGCCTAAACCCTCTTGCTCTGGCAGCCTCTCCTGTGGGCACCACATCCTAAAAAAGGGTGACACACCAGGGCTGTCCTGGGCCACTGTAAATGCAGGTGATGAAACTCTGAATAGGAACAtactgcttttcattttcaaatcccTTTATCTCCCAATTGTAACCATTGCATAGTCTCTGACAAGCTTTTTCTTCTAGCCTGCTCCCCTCTGGAGTGGACAGCATCCCTTACTCAAGCAGAAGCCCACTGAGATGACACACTTCCCTCATCTATCCCTTCCCTCAAAATGTTTCTGCTTTGCTGCATTCAGTGGTTTTCACACCCTAGTTGCACAGTGGAACCACCTAGgagcttttaaaatatctgcGCCCCATCCACATCCTCCATGCAATTGACTCAATCTACACTCTTGAAAAGGTGCCCAGTGCAGCCAGAGTAGAGATGTGCTGCATCATCTTCTCCTCTTCCCGGGTACCCTTCCTTTCCCAATGTCTCCTGATACAACATGTAACAACATGTTCAGTTACCTTGAACATTGAAATCCTACCTGGCAGCTTTTATAGTTATCTCCAAAGAAATACTCAAACTCAAACTGACTGATTTCCTGCCCATATgtcttttataaattatttcttcaaaataatttgcTCAGGATTATCTGGCCATAAAGAATGATCTTTAAAATATGGTATTTGCTAAGAGCATGCTGGCCTTGAGAGGGGATTGTGGTATCAGTCTTTCAAAATCCCTCCCTGTTCCTCCCTCTGAGCTGTGACCACCCCCATAATCAAGTCTGGACCCCTCGATACTCTCCATGAACTGGCTTCAGTGCCTGCTCCTGCCTCTCCAATTATTCACGTCTGTGCTGACATCACTTCAGGTGCCCCACACATTTTTCCCCATTAAAGCAAATCTTTTTACCTTAAAACATAAGAAATCACTAGTAGTGCCAAAAGTTAGATGCATCTTCTTTTGTAACTTTCCAGCATATTTTATGATCAAAAATAAGATCATACCTACATACTTACATgtttattatctgcattttaaatttgaCCCACCATGTACTTTTGCCTTCTACTCATATCTGATAAATATTATGATGAGTTAATTACTTTAATACTTAGTACATATTATAGTATATTTGTATAACAGAATTAATTAATTCTTCATTGCTTCAAAACTTTAATGAAGTCATTGATACtctttttcttattcaaaaaATCAAGCTCATGGCAGAAATTCCTGAAAATATTGAACAGTCAGAcgttattaaaataaatcataatctGAGGTCATAAACACagtgttgagtgaaagaagtcaatcacACAGGAATGCCAAGTGCTTGATTCCTattttgaaaaatgggcagaattgAAGTAATGTTCAGCGGTCCATTCTGAGGAGAAAAACTATAAAGACAAACTAGGAAGTGGTGatattatatatcttttttatacaatcattttaaaattgaaaggtcagttttctttttaattgaagtacagttgatttacagtgttacattagtttctggcgtacagcatagtgattcaccaatttcacattcttttccattatagtttattataagatagtgaatatagttcactgtgctatacagtaaattgttattatttttctgttttatatatagtggtacgTATCTGCTAAGCCCAtagtcctaatttatccttcccccactttcccctttggaaatTGAGGTacgctttctatgtctgtgagtctgtttctgttttgtaaataaattcacttacataatttttttttagatcccacatataagtgatcacatatgatatttgtctttatctgacttgtttcactcagcataatggtcttcaagtccatccatattgctgaaaatggtattactttattctttttttttttttttttttttactgctgagcagtattccattgtataaatatatcacagcctCTTTACCCACTTTCACGTCTTGGCTAttatagtgttgctgtgaacatgaggttcatgtatcttttcaaatcagagatTTCATCTTTTACGCATATATGTCCaggatttattttagtttttagtttttaattttagtttttcaaggaacctccatactggctgcaccaaactgccttcccaccagcagtgtaggagggttcctttttctccacagcctctccagcatttgtcatttgtggatttttgaatgatggctattctgagtcatgtgaaatgatatctcattgtagttttgatttgcatttctctgattttgagcatctttctaTGTGCCTTTTGGCTATCTGTATGTtatctttggagaagtgtctgttaaggtcttctgcccactttttggttgggttatttcttttttttgatattgagctgtatgagctgtttgtatattttgaaaattaagcccttatcagttacatcatttgcagatttttttcccctttatatgttgtcttttcatttcgtttatggtttcttttgctttgcAGAAGCTGTTAAATTTGATTAGGtcctgtttgtgtatttttgcctttatttcttttgcctcgAGAggctgacctaagaaaacattgctacaatttatgtcaagactattttgcctatgttctcttctagaatttttatggtGCCATGTCTTTTATTTAAGGCTTTCAGCcatttgagtttaattttgtgtatatgaagtgagggagtgttctaacttcattaatttacttGCGGCTGTCTAGCTTTCTGAACATGACTTGCTAAAGAGagtgtcttttctctattgttttttaatatgatttttaaagttatttacagttattgtaaaatattggctatatttgtactgttatacaatatatccttgagcTTATCTTACACCTAATGGTTTGTATCTTCCCCACCCCTGTATTCCTTCCACCCCCTCCACCactatttgttctctgtatctgagtctgcttcttctttgttatattcactagtttgttgttatttttagattcacatataaatatcatacaatatatgtctttctctgtttgactgacttcatttagtataatgccTTCCAAGTATATCTATGTTGCTGCATAtgacaatttttcatttttatggctcagtagtattccattgatgtatgtgtgtgtgtgtttgtgtacgcATGTGTATCTTGGTTATCCATTCAACTGTCAGTcaacagttaggttgcttccatatgttgGCAGTTGTAGATAATGCTGCTAATGaacatttgcatatatatatctttttaaatttgtgggttttttttttatatatatcatatacccaggagtggaattgctggtccTTTGgtagcttttttttgtttgttttctaaaggAGCGTTCGtgctgctttccatagtggctgcatatcaatttacattcccaccaaagtGTATatggattcccttttctctacatccttccaaaatttgttatttgctgtctttttgacaatagccattttgaaaggtgtgaggtggtatcttgtttggttttgatttatgtttgCCTGAGGATTAGCAGtcttcaacatcttttcatgtgcctgttgggcatctgcatttcctttttggaaaactgtcttttcagttctgcttattttttaattgggttgtttggttttttttatgttaagttgtgtgagctatttatatatgttgaGTTTCAATCCCTTAatgatcatatcatttgcaaatattattttccaatttagtaggttgtttttcattttgtctgtatattttaaactgaGCAGTGGCTATCTGGGTATTTGCCTGATGATCATTCAGCTGTACATTTAAGATTATGTGTTATATTTCGTATGTCTGTGATTCTTCACAGTACAAACAACTTTAAAAACTTAGCACCTCTAACTCAGTTAAAAATGTCTCTTCATAATTTATTGTATAGACTTCCAGGTCTATTCATAGCCCAGATTATATTATACATACTATTGTTTGTGGCCAGTCTTAATCACATCTTTGGTCAAATGCTCAGAAGTAAAAATGTCATTGTGAAGGTTTGTCCCTTCTAAGCCTTTTGGTAAATATTGCCAAATGGTCTTTGACAAAGTTTGCTTGCTTTATGCCACTACCAGCAGATTACAAGGGTCAGAAGTCTCTGGTCTCAAATAATAGCACTTTCCCCTCAAATTAAGCACTACTCTCCCATAGTGGTGGGGGGGTGTGGGAGTTGGGGAGAGGTGTTGTTTCAGTCCTGAGGGTACCAATCTCATGATGCCTTGTATTTGTTTGCAGTTCTTCTGGGTATGTGGCCGCCATGCCCTTGCTCATCAATAGCGCCAATCGTCAAGTAGCAGGTTTTGCTGTAGCCACCATTGGATGGATCCTTGGCACTGTATCCATGGGCCTGGTGGAGTGGCGAATATGGTATATGAACAACacctctcttttcccctctcGTCTGGCCTCTGTGGGAATGTGGAGAGTCTGCATTTACCATCATGTCAACAACTCTAGCAGAGCCACAACATGTCATCATTACACGTACCATGATACTTACCTCCCTCTTGATATCCGTGTTCCTCAAAACCTCCTGCTGGTTGCCAGCATTCTAGGGCTTTTAGAAAAAGCCTCCATTATCTTTGCACTTAGGAATGTGTACATTGGAATCCTTGAAAAGAAGGCCACCTGCAACTCATTTATCACTTCAGGAATTCTGAACATAGCAGCTGGTATCTGTATCTTCATGGCTGTGTTCTGGAATTACTACTCTGTGATGAACAAAGAGGGGATTGCCTTCCCACCATCTTTCAATATGCCCTTCAAGCCAGATACTCAGAGAATTGGCAGTGCCATTGTAGTGGCGTGTCTGGCTGCCTTCATGATATTGTTAAGTGGGTTGTTTTTCCTCTCTTACAAATTTCCCCTGGATAGCCAAGTGCATCCTGAAGTTTCAGAAATGTAAAATTCCTGATTGTGTTGACTTTGTAAATCTGAGATTACCAGTAGTTTGTGGGAAGTATTTCCAGGATGCTGTATCAAATATTTCCACAGATTTCAAAACCATGGCGGTTATGCACAAAGTAACTAATTGTTTCTTTCTGTTATATTCTGTGTCTGAATTTGGTTCATTGACTCAGTTAaggtaatttcattttttaaaaatcttgcccACCTGCAAGTTGATCTTATCAGATCTGGATTTTAATTACTGCCTAATAAATAATCAATCCTATAAACCTGGAGTATGGACATAGTTTCTGAGATTTTCACATCTCCCTCTTAAACCTATACTAAAAGCAACCAAAACTATTTCTTATGGCATGGTAGTAACATCTCTCTATCATGTAAAAACTTCCAAAATGTGTAAATTCCTTATAGAATTCTGTCACTTCCCTTACCAGATTGAACAGTTATCAGGATTCTTCCGTATTAGCATTATCTATCCCATTTTCCCCtctattaaaagattttaaagtaaacacCAAATATCATATGCCGTCATCCTGTATACTTTGATATTACTTTCTAATAAAAAGACATTTCCTTGTATAACTATATTATACCTAAAGAACATTAATAGTTATTCTTTATTATCATTGAATACTTACACTTTTTAAATGCCTTGGAGATACTTCTTCAGGTTTTGTTTCCTACACAAGGTAGTCCCTATGACCCAAGTTTAAAACTAAACATCCCCCTTACCACCACACCTCCTCtgcccttaaaaaagaaaatgggtcAATTGTCATGTTATTAAATACAATACCTGTTGAGTCTTAGATTTTGGATTAGCTCTTTGAGCAAAGTATTTCACAGGGGGTTCCTGGTACTTCAGACCGAGTGCATTATGCCCGGCAGTATACAGTAACTGTTCTTTTAGTGATGCTAAGATTGATGTGTGGATTGTGAAGCTTGAACACTCTTGTAAATGTCACCAAATTTACACCTAGGTTTCATCTATTGATGGTCCTTGTTTGAATCAGTTATTTCACTAAGAATTATAGCTTCTAATAAGAATACTTTAGCCAGATTTATTAGCtgggatgctttttaaaaagctttccatCGTCAAGCATGGCTACTTTGTTAGTCTAAAATTCAGTTTATACAACAAGGTAAAGTAAATGCTTCTTCCCCCCGCTCCTAATTGTTAACTTTCTAGAGTAAGGAGGGCAAATGCCCTAAATTATTTTTGTGATCctacttttcctttttgtgtctttgtcGTTTTGAATATCAACTCAGCTTTTCAGTGTGAACTTATAAAATTGGTTCTgtgttttttaatggaaattgtCAGGTATGTTCAAAAGTAGAAGACAGTCTCAGCTTCAAGAATTATCAAGATGTGGTCAGTTATGTTTCTGTATCCTCACTCTTAACCTGCCCCTGCCTTGGTTTATTTTGTAACAAACCTGGCAATTCATTGTTTTGCACAAATGGTTCAGTATGCATTTCTAAAAAATAAGGACTcctctaaaaaaagagagagagagacctaacTACATTGTCATTATCTCACCaaaaaaaactgaacaataaTTTCCTAATGTAATCAAATACCTGGCTAATGTTCTGTTCCTTTAATACTCTAATAAATGTTTTGGACCATAACTTGTGAGTTTCCATACATTCAGTGTCTCACTCTATTGCATAGATTATTCCTTTTATGATCAAATTGTCCTATCCTTGGCAATGGAGCCCATGGACTTACGTCTTTTGATCTGGCTCTGttgttaagatttaaaaaaaaacaacaagacTTTATTCAACACAATTGTTGGTGGAGGGTATACCTCAAatgacagagtgcatgcttaacatgcaggaggtcttgagttcaatccacagtacctccattaaaaaaaagtaatgaataaaTAGACCTAGTGAGCAATCCTCtcaaaaacataataataaaaaaaaaagacaattataaCATACAATTTATCTCAAATAACTTTTCACtttatcaataaaattaattttgtggaaatgattttcttaaaaaccaAAATAGTAGAGAGAACATATCAACAATACATTTGACAACTACTTTTATCAAATGTTAGAGAGATATTGAAAttaaagcatatttattttaGTCTGTATCTATTTACCTTTTATACCAGTAGTTCTTAAGTTCATGGAAATTCTCCCCAGAACAATTCCGCACCTGCTCATACCCTCACCCACACAATACACACAATTTTGCCCAGGTTCAGAACTCTCTTGAAATCTGTTCATGgatctcattttcaaaataagtgaCATTTTCCAAAAATTGACTTGATATTTCATAGACTTGCTGAGAATTTCCCTTTATAATTTTcagcttattttttaaacaaattaactCCATTAATTAAAAACCTACATAGAATATTAATAAGCACAGATATATCTGGTTTTAAATCAATTTACTAAGCAGGTGTGAGTGATAGATTCTAagataaaaagtgtttttaacaAATCATTACTGAAGTCATTTTCCTTTCAAGAAACATGGCTAGAAAGCGTGTTAATTTTTGAATGGGAAGGATTTCACTGCAGAAGCACTATCTTGGGAGCAAAGCAAATTCTAAATGCAGTAAGATCATGGGGCCATCTGTACAGGCTGCAACAGTAAGACATTAAGCCAGCCAGTGGCCTGGAATCTGTTTGCTTACGTGTTTCTTGAGTTTCGTCCACGTCCAAGAGCTTGCCATCGTTACACTGAAGTTCATGGATGATCTAAGAAGAACAAGGTATTGTTTTTAATCTCAGTTCCAGTTcatcttcagtttttcctttacTATGTTTGAGAAAAGTTCTGTCCTTTCCCAGAGCCTGTAGTTCTTTTCTGGCTCATGCCTGTTTGGATGATGCTGGACTACTTTTACAAAAGCATTGGACTCTTGACGGTTTTTCCCATACTAGTTTTGCTAGAAAAATCTGCATTCTGCATTGAGGTTTTTCTTTTCACGTTCTCCAGCTATGCTACATTCTGTATCTCAGtagatttcttcatatttttctggtTCTCTGAGATGGGTTTGCCCATTGGAGGTCCACATGGCGACAGTGAGCTCAGCGTATCCCTCCCTCCCGGAATCCAGACTTGCTCTTCACTAGCCAATTAATTCTCTGACCATCCCCATCAGTTAAGAGGAGGTGCTTCCTATAACTCACAGTCAGTCATGATTTCCATGGCCTGCACAGTGCCAGGGATGGTAGTTCCTattagttgtttttattttgttatgaaatatactttgaaaatcatatcttaataataattttattgaagtataattcatGTACATAAAATTCATCCTGTAACATGTATGAGCactttttaatacatttacatAGTTGAGCATCAATCAACACCATCTAATTAAAACTGAGCTTGATCCTATAGGTC
Proteins encoded in this region:
- the CLDN34 gene encoding claudin-34 isoform X2, which codes for MSEGSSGYVAAMPLLINSANRQVAGFAVATIGWILGTVSMGLVEWRIWYMNNTSLFPSRLASVGMWRVCIYHHVNNSSRATTCHHYTYHDTYLPLDIRVPQNLLLVASILGLLEKASIIFALRNVYIGILEKKATCNSFITSGILNIAAGICIFMAVFWNYYSVMNKEGIAFPPSFNMPFKPDTQRIGSAIVVACLAAFMILLSGLFFLSYKFPLDSQVHPEVSEM
- the CLDN34 gene encoding claudin-34 isoform X1; translated protein: MEEGHREAPASASLEAQSPPADLGEVVPGEALQLSCKSSRCQGDEDQEKGGCQLAGPKAAAMRRGSLQREEDVSGALGAVWTSSSGYVAAMPLLINSANRQVAGFAVATIGWILGTVSMGLVEWRIWYMNNTSLFPSRLASVGMWRVCIYHHVNNSSRATTCHHYTYHDTYLPLDIRVPQNLLLVASILGLLEKASIIFALRNVYIGILEKKATCNSFITSGILNIAAGICIFMAVFWNYYSVMNKEGIAFPPSFNMPFKPDTQRIGSAIVVACLAAFMILLSGLFFLSYKFPLDSQVHPEVSEM